GCTGCAGAGGACATGCGCTACTTGCGTAAAGCACTTCAAGAGAAACAGAGTGAGGCAGATGCTAAAGAGCATTTCCTAAAGCAAATATCTGTGTGTGAAAATCAGGGTTGGAAAGTACAGGCCAACTGGTGGATCCACATGGTGGCAGGAATCAAGTAGACTGTTTGTGGTTTTTAAAGTTAAACTGCTTCAggactgaaaatacaaaacacacatgtaacagttgttttgcttttattggtcattcttattttattttagttgttgctttgttctgttgttgtatATATGAACCAGAgttgcaaatacatttttattcatattccACACGAAGCAAATCATACCTGTAGCACTTCTATATTGCACCCTATTGTAAATGCCCTACCATAAGTGGAGGGACCACATTGAAAATGGCccttttatctttaaatacaaatatattgaTATACTtgttaaatgtaacattttcaaatgGCTGGAGTTCGATCCATTGTTATCTGACACATGAAATAtgattaaagatttttttgggggcatTTTACCTTTacataggacagctgaagagagacaggacattttTGTAGGAGAGTAAGGGTTGACATGCCGCAAAGGGCCAAGGTTGGATTCTAACCCACCACTGCTGCAATGAGAACTACATCCTCTGTACGTGGAGGGTGCGACATAACCCCCAAGCTATCCAGCGACCCGATTTGAGATGATTTGATCTAAAATTATCTTGGGTAGACAGCAATGTGTAGCACCAGGAACTGTAAAATCTGAATTTGTTACAATGGTGTTCCACAAGGTTCTGTCCTAggtccttttcttttttatctttatattaATGGTTTTGTGTCAGTTGTTTCTGATTGTAAAATTTAACTTTATGGTAATGACAAAAATTTGTATTGCACTGCTTATCATGCACAGTCTGTGGAGCCTTCTCTGCAATGCTGCTTGCACTAGGTTAGATTAGTGCAGAgacaattaaatacattttccagaGCCAAACATAAAGATTTGGAGAATCTCATCATCAATACTAAAAGTGGCACCAATATTGAAGGAGTAACAGTATATTAATACCTCAGTATTTGGAGTGATGAGAAGTTACTATTTTAAAACCATATATCAAATTTAGTAAGTGAACTTTGTCACACTGTAGAAAAACTCTGGTTGAGGCAACTTTTTTATCAGTGTTAGATAAGAGTGAAATTTTATACAGGCATGCTTCGGCTGCAACTTTAAAACCTGTTGATGCAGTTTCCATTCTGCGATTAAGTTCATTACAGATGATGCTTACAACACTTGTCACTCAAACATGGCTGTCTTTCTGTTATGTTTGCAGTTGCagaagatttgaaaaaaagttattattatatGGAACcctattattatcattcattgtGCATAACATTATCTGTGACCAAATACAAATGGTATTAAATAATATGCATAATGAAAGAGTCGGCTTCTCACTATTTAACTGGTCTCACACATCTTTATTGTTTGTGAATCAATACATTTTcaatacatgttaaaacaaattaatattCCAGACTGCAATGTCTCTACTTCTCTGAGTAAGAGGGCTGATATCACTTTATCATCTCTACAGCTTCCCTTAAGGTCTCGACACTCTTTTCACTGTAAACTATCCCTGGTTTTAAGATCTGAGTTGAAATCCTTATGTTTTCCTGCGCGTGCTCATGAAGACTCATGCACAGCTTGTTCAAGTCTTTCATCACACAAAAAGTCTTGCAGGCCCTTAATTCTGGCACCAGATTACCACACCTCTTGTACTGTTGCTGGTCACCTAGTTGCACCACCCAGAATTTAGCCAAGTCTCTGGAGCTCTTTGCATGGCTCACCACCATGTTGAGAACCAAGGGGTAAAGGTCTTGAGCTGAAGCTGGGATGGAGGGTGTTGGGAAGCAGTCGTTTGGAAGGTGGCTGGGATAGGAAATTGgctgagagaagaaaagagacttctatttcagtttatttgacCTGAAGAATATATAACAGATCTGCTTAATGTCAAGGATTGTCCTTAGCACATACTGTATTTGTAAATGATGTCAAAACAAGAATGATGCAAAGTCTTTCTCATCGGATGCAGCAATCCTTGTAACTAGGTGTCATTGTATACTCAgtcataaagaaataaataattattttatataCCATACAACTTACAAGTTCCGCCTGTGGACTGACAATGAGCACTCGATTAGCAGCTTTGGCCTGTTCTGTCAACCAGCGCATTGGCCCCAGCTCTGCGATCTTGCCCTGCTGCCAAATGTCGACAGCAACACGGCAGCCACCTTGCCACTGAAGAAACTCTGCCAAGGCCACCACTGCCCTCTGAAAGGCAGAATTCTCAGCAGGATATACCACAAGGACAGGAACAGGTAACATGGGAGATGGATGACAACCCTTGAAGCTCGATGAAATCGCTAATTTGGCCCCAAAGCGTTTATCTGGAGAGTAAGAAGATATTCATGAGAAGCATCAGTCAAACATTTTATATTAAGACAGATAATTTTATAGAGAGTTTATACTGAGCCCAGGCTGGGTAAGTTTAAGTACTTCTATCATCAAACCTTAAAGTCTAGGAGTTGATATGTAAGAAGAGCAATTTGGTAAAAATGTAAGCCTCTTGCAATGTGATAGAAAGGTTCTTGTAACTAAGCCTGTAACTTAAATTATACCCAAGTGTATAAGAAAGTGATCCATTAgtataattcaattcaaattaaaGAGTCTATAAAGTTCAGCATTATGGCCATTTATCATGTGtcacttttgttattttttacccAAAATGTTTACTTTGAAAGTGTTGTATTTACAGATAATGTAGAAGCAACTCAGGACTATCAAACTGGCCAGGCATCCAAAAGTGGCAATGACTATGCTGGTTAGGTCGACAGCTTCCTGTCCCAAGCCTGCAAAGATAAActcaaaaatatgaaatacattcCTGTGTACTAAATGTCATTAGTTTGAGATTAAAGGTAAATCAGTGGTTTATAATGACAGTCGTTTCAGTAATAGTAGAGTCCTACCTGAGGCTGTAGAATAAACTGGAAAACAGAAGAACAGTTTAAGACGGAATAACCAACATCATTGTAATAGTTGTAGAGTTTTATACTTCAAAATAATATACAATATGTCGCTAACCTGGAGGAACTTGAGTAGTTCTTGTTTTCACATCTACTAAGAAGACAGAAATGTTTGTATAACATTTCCtgtataaaaacaacacaacagctACAAATGATATCTAAACATTCTTATATTATCAATTTATCTTAAACAcgtctttttttaatcaattaacaaaaaatattgtttttcattaaaaaaatgtatctttaactTACAGTTTCCTTTCAAATTGAAAATTTGAATTATGAAACATTAACGTTGAACCGACTTTGCTTTGCCTATTGACACAACATTGCTGAATATcaaaataatgaagaaaattTACTTACAGGGTTTTGGAGTAGGCACTATAATACTAACACCTTTGTAACAGATCCCCTTCGG
This region of Labrus bergylta chromosome 12, fLabBer1.1, whole genome shotgun sequence genomic DNA includes:
- the LOC109987129 gene encoding uncharacterized protein, which translates into the protein MLGVKLIIFSLIVIKVTANEIKTECREFSGIPPSNLTSPSLLADLKVELVTWEGMYLLNISWAINIDASIEYLNATRILIESLAVPYHCEYNPPLATANITGSKQIWFHYLINTGSGSEFIQAANIPLAPKGICYKGVSIIVPTPKPLDVKTRTTQVPPVYSTASGLGQEAVDLTSIVIATFGCLASLIVLSCFYIIYKRFGAKLAISSSFKGCHPSPMLPVPVLVVYPAENSAFQRAVVALAEFLQWQGGCRVAVDIWQQGKIAELGPMRWLTEQAKAANRVLIVSPQAELPISYPSHLPNDCFPTPSIPASAQDLYPLVLNMVVSHAKSSRDLAKFWVVQLGDQQQYKRCGNLVPELRACKTFCVMKDLNKLCMSLHEHAQENIRISTQILKPGIVYSEKSVETLREAVEMIK